Within Vannielia litorea, the genomic segment GCGCAAGGCCCAGGACCGGGTCCATGCCGAACATGAAGGGCAGCAGGAGCGAGAGGCCCGCGATGCCGCCGAGGCCGGGGAAGACGCCCACGGCGAGGCCCATCAGAACGCCGAGTACGAGGTAGCCCAGAACAACAGGTTGCAGGATGAGGGCCCAGGCCTCGCCAAGCGCAGGCAGGGCGGTCGCGAGAATGTCCATCGCACCGACTTTCGATCAGGAGTGGCAGTTGGGGAGTGGGGGCGGCCCCGGCCGAGGGTCGGCGGGGCCACAAAGTGTCGCCGGAGGCTTACTCGAGCGTGACGCCGTAGGCCGACTTCAGCCAGTCCACCACATGGGCGCGGGCCTCTTCGCTGACGGTCGTGGCCTGCTCGGCGGCGTTGGCCGCACCGGCGCCCACGAACATCGGGTAGTCACCCACCTCGTTCTTGGCGAGCTCCTTGAAGCCGGGGTCGGTCCGCACCGCCTCGAAGGCGGCGACATAGGCATCGACCATATCCTGCGGTGTGCCGGCGGGCAGGAAGGCGATCTTCTGGCTCGGGTAGCCGGAGATGAAGAAGGCCTTCCAGGCGTCCCAGGCAGTGCCCTCGGTCTCGCAGCCCTCGGTGGCTTCGCAGACTTCCTTGAAGCTCGGCATGTCGGGGAAGGTCGGGTCGCGGACGATCACGCCGTTCTCGTCGAGCGCGCCCCAGGTCATCATCGGCACGGCGGTGCCGGCGGCCACCAGGTCGGCCGCGCCGCCGAGGTAGCCCGAGGAGGTCTGGTAGTCGATCGTGGCTTCGCCGCGCTCGAACATCAGGCGGCCGTCACCGCGCCCCTTGATCCCGAAGACCGGCTCCACCTTCATGCCCAGCATCTGCCAGGCGAGCAGCGGCACGAGATCGAGGCCGGTGGCCCCCTGCGAGCCGAAGATGAAGTCGATGTCCTTGAGGTTGTTGGCCGAGCCGTCGAACTTGGCGCCATCCTCGGCGTTGATGTAGGCCACGCCGCCGGTGCCGGTGGCCATGACGGGGATCCAGTCCTTGTACTCGTAGCGCACGCGCGGGTCGTTCAGCAGGTAGGGAAACTGGGTCGAACCGGAGGTGCCGAACAGCAGCGTGCCATCCTCGTGCTCCTGCTCCTGGAACCAGTTGGCGCCCTTGGTCGAGCCGGCGCCGGGCATGAACTTGACCACCACGGTCGGATTGCCGGGCAGCTGTTCGGAGAGCAGCGGCGCGAAGAAGTTGGCCCATTTGGCGGAGCCGCCGGTTTCGGAGAACGGAATAACCCATTCGATCGTCTTGCCGGAAAAATCGACTTCGGCCAGCGCGGGGGCGGTCATCCCGGCAACGGCGAGCGTGGCAGCAGCCAGTCTGGATGCGAGCTTCATGGTCATAGGTGTCCTCCCAAGGACGTTCGTCGTGCCCGGTGCAGCGCACCGAACCCTTCAGTTTTGCATTTCAGGGAACGAATCCCTCCTCCAATGCGACTGAACCTGCCGGACCAACCTTGCGCCAAACTTGCGCAACATGACAAAACTTTGATCATGAGGATCGCCATCATCGAGGATAACACGGAGCTGGCACATGGAATTGCCTCGCGTCTGCGCGACCGGGGCCATTCGGTGGACGTGCTGCACGACGGCGAGGAGGGCGATGCCTTTCTGGCCCGGGATGGCGCCGACCTCGTGGTGCTCGACATCAACCTGCCCCTGATGAACGGGCTCGCCGTGCTGCGCGCCCTGCGCCGGCGCGGCGACGGGGTGCCGGTGATCCTGCTCACCGCGCGCGGCGAGACGGAGGAGCGCGTGGCGGGTCTCGATGCGGGTGCCGACGACTATCTGACCAAGCCCTTCGAAATGGACGAACTGGAGGCGCGGCTGCGCGCGCTGGCGCGGCGCAAGAACCTCGTCTTTGCCGCCATCGACCGGATCGGGCAGCTCGTCTTCGACCGGACCAGCCGCCAGCTGCTGGACGGCGACGAGCCGCTCGACGTGCCGCGCCGCGAGATCGCCACGCTGGAGTGCCTGCTCGAGCGGCGCGGGCGGATCGTGGCGAAGGCGCAACTCACCGCCCATGTCTACGGGACCGGGGCAGAGGTGGACGACAGCGCGATCGAGCCCCATGTCTCCCGGTTACGGCGCCGGCTGGAGGGCTACGGCATCAGGATCAAGACAGCACGCGGCCTGGGCTACATGCTGGAAGCCGAGACCCCATGAGCGCCGGGTCATGGTCGCTGCGGGCGCGACTGCTTCTGCTGATCCTCTGCCCGCTCCTGGTGGTCGGCTCGGCGCTGGGGTTCTGGCGGTTCCAGTCGGCGCAGAGCACGGCCCAGGAGCTGTTCGACCGGGGCCTTCTGGCCACCGCGCTGGCCATTGCACGGGACGTGACGATCTCGGAGGGCGATGCGCTCTCGCCCCGGACCCGCGACCTGATTTCCGACGCAGGCGGCGGCGAGGTGTTCTATCACGTCACCGGGCCGGGGGGATATTACGTGACCGGCTATGCCTACCCGCCGAGCGTCGGCGTGCGCCCGTCGGGCGATGACCTGCACTACCTGGTGGCGGAGTATCGTGGCGAGCCGGTGCGGGTGCTGCGCCTGACCGAGACCACCACGCTGGGAAACCTCACCGGCGAGACCATCGTGACCGTCTGGCAACGCGTCGCCGACCGGCAGCGGTTTGCCCATGCGCTGGCCTGGAGAGCCGCGGCGGTGATCACGGCGCTGCTGGCCACGCTGGTCGTGGTGGTGTGGTTCGGCGTCAACATCGGCCTGCGGCCGCTTGCAAACCTGCGCGCGGCCATCGAGCGCCGCTCGCCCGACGACCTGAGCCGGATCCAGCGCGCCGTGCCGGTGGAGGTCAGCGGCATCGTCAGCACGCTGAACCGCCTGCTCGGGCAGGTGGAAAACGACATCAAGGCGCATCAGGCCTTCATCTCCGACGCGGCGCATCAGCTGCGCAATCCGGCCTCCGGCATCCTCTCGCTGGCCGAGACGATGCCGGCGGTCACCGACCCCTCCGAGAGGGCGGCGCATGAGCAGAAGCTGATCGCCGCTGCCCGCAAGTCGGCCCGGCTCGCGGAACGGCTGCTCTCGCTCGAGCGCCTGCGCTACAGTACTGCCACGGCCCAGGAGGCCTTCGACCTGAGCGACTGCGCGGCGGCGGCCTGCGGCGATATCGCCTCGCAAGCCCTGGCGCGTGACATCGAATTCACCTTCGAGCGATGCCGCGAACCCCTGCCGGTCATCGCGGACCAGACCCTGGTGGCCGAGGCGATCGGCAATCTCGTCGACAATGCGCTGACCCATGGCGGGTCCGGGTTGCGCATGGTCCGCGTCAGCACCAGGACGGATGGCGCCGTCGCCGAGGTGGAGGTCGAGGATGACGGGGCCGGGCTTCCGGCCGGGGCGGACGCGGTGGTGTTTCGCAGGTTCAGCCAGCTCGACGGTGGCAAGGGCAGCGGCCTCGGCCTGTCGATCGTGCAGGAGGTCGCCCGCGCCCATGGCGGGGAGGCTGCGCTGCGGAGCCGCACCGGCGGCGCGACCTTCGTGCTGTCCTTCCCGCTTGCAAGGCCCGGCTCACCGGCGGCGCCGGCGCAGAGCGGCTGAGCCGCGCCGGGCGCCCGGTCAGCCGGAGGCGCGCCGACAATGGTGCCCCAGATCCGTCCGCGCCCGCCCGACTATCAGCAGCGCGGCGCCGCGGGCGATCTAGAGCATGCCCAGCGTTGCGATGAAGGGCGCCACGTTGAGCCGGGTGATCAGCAGCCCGTTCACCCAGCCCACGAAGACGCCGACGAGGCAAACCATCCCCACGATCTCGAGCGTGTCGAACTGGATCGACCAACCAAGGCCGAGGTCGATGCCGTTGAGCAGCAGGAAGCCCGCGATCATCGACGTGAGGCCCACGACCGAGCCGACCGACAGGTCGATGCCGCCGGTGAAGATGACATAGGTCATGCCGATGGCGAGGAAGGCGTTGATCGCCACATGCTTGGAGATCAGCACCGCCTTGGCAACGCTCAGAAAGTTGGGCGCGGCCATGGCGAAACAGGTCAAGACGAGGATCAGCGCCGCGAAGGTCCGGGCCTTCAGCAGCAGCAGGAGCCAGTTCACCTGCGCGGCGGGTTGCGGTTGGGCGGTGACGCTCATGCGGCGCTCTCCTGTCTGTGCTCATGGGGGTGGCCGCGGCGAGCACCTCGGCGGCCTCGGTAGTGCGGGAGAATTCGCCGGTGATCCGGCCATCGGCCATCGCCAGGATACGGTCGCTGAGCGCCATGCACTCCTCGATCTCGGAGGTGCGGACCAGCACCCCCAGCCCCTCGGCGGCGAGCTGCCGCATGACCCTGTAGATCTCGGCCTTGGCGCCCACGTCGACGCCGCGCCTGGGCTCGTCCATCAGCAAGATCTTCGGGCCGGTCATCAGCGCCTTGCCGATGATGACCTTCTGCTGGTTGCCGCCGGAGCGCGACGACACCGGGTTCTCGGCGCTGGAGACCTTGATGGTGAGCCGCCGCCGGAGCCCGCCGCGCTACGCGCCAATGGTTATATTATGTTTCGATGCAATCAGGCCGTCGCTTCGATGGCATCCAGGT encodes:
- a CDS encoding ABC transporter permease — protein: MSVTAQPQPAAQVNWLLLLLKARTFAALILVLTCFAMAAPNFLSVAKAVLISKHVAINAFLAIGMTYVIFTGGIDLSVGSVVGLTSMIAGFLLLNGIDLGLGWSIQFDTLEIVGMVCLVGVFVGWVNGLLITRLNVAPFIATLGML
- a CDS encoding response regulator transcription factor, producing MRIAIIEDNTELAHGIASRLRDRGHSVDVLHDGEEGDAFLARDGADLVVLDINLPLMNGLAVLRALRRRGDGVPVILLTARGETEERVAGLDAGADDYLTKPFEMDELEARLRALARRKNLVFAAIDRIGQLVFDRTSRQLLDGDEPLDVPRREIATLECLLERRGRIVAKAQLTAHVYGTGAEVDDSAIEPHVSRLRRRLEGYGIRIKTARGLGYMLEAETP
- a CDS encoding tricarboxylate transporter, which codes for MKLASRLAAATLAVAGMTAPALAEVDFSGKTIEWVIPFSETGGSAKWANFFAPLLSEQLPGNPTVVVKFMPGAGSTKGANWFQEQEHEDGTLLFGTSGSTQFPYLLNDPRVRYEYKDWIPVMATGTGGVAYINAEDGAKFDGSANNLKDIDFIFGSQGATGLDLVPLLAWQMLGMKVEPVFGIKGRGDGRLMFERGEATIDYQTSSGYLGGAADLVAAGTAVPMMTWGALDENGVIVRDPTFPDMPSFKEVCEATEGCETEGTAWDAWKAFFISGYPSQKIAFLPAGTPQDMVDAYVAAFEAVRTDPGFKELAKNEVGDYPMFVGAGAANAAEQATTVSEEARAHVVDWLKSAYGVTLE
- a CDS encoding sensor histidine kinase → MSAGSWSLRARLLLLILCPLLVVGSALGFWRFQSAQSTAQELFDRGLLATALAIARDVTISEGDALSPRTRDLISDAGGGEVFYHVTGPGGYYVTGYAYPPSVGVRPSGDDLHYLVAEYRGEPVRVLRLTETTTLGNLTGETIVTVWQRVADRQRFAHALAWRAAAVITALLATLVVVVWFGVNIGLRPLANLRAAIERRSPDDLSRIQRAVPVEVSGIVSTLNRLLGQVENDIKAHQAFISDAAHQLRNPASGILSLAETMPAVTDPSERAAHEQKLIAAARKSARLAERLLSLERLRYSTATAQEAFDLSDCAAAACGDIASQALARDIEFTFERCREPLPVIADQTLVAEAIGNLVDNALTHGGSGLRMVRVSTRTDGAVAEVEVEDDGAGLPAGADAVVFRRFSQLDGGKGSGLGLSIVQEVARAHGGEAALRSRTGGATFVLSFPLARPGSPAAPAQSG